The following coding sequences are from one Mycobacterium bourgelatii window:
- a CDS encoding helix-turn-helix transcriptional regulator: MNEFLPTTTVTLLFADIEGSNLLWETQPEAMAAALTRLDRLVFNIIGAHGGIGPVKQGTDEGFVAMFARATDALACAVELQRAPLAPIQLRVGVHTGEMTLTDTTDGADQADPTLARAARLHELAHGGQVVVSGTTHDLVVDQLPAGFWLADLGTHQLRDLPRPERIAQLCHPDLRVEFPPLHGASKTVASHGLPMQLTRFVGRVGQIDDVRKVLVDNRLVTLAGAGGVGKTRLALQIAAQLASEFADGAAFVDLAPVTDPEVVPVAAIRALGVPDQPGRSAMDTLLRFVAHRHMLLVLDNCEHLLDACNQLTATILGACPRVTVLATSREPIGVAGELTWRVPSLSLTDEAIELFLDRARLAWPDFDIGPDDADTVNEICRRLDGLPLGIELAAARVRVMSLTEILDGLRSRLRLTPDATPSAAGRNKTLGTSIDWSHALLSDPERALFRRLAAFRGGFDLDAVHAIAVGADLPKHQVIDQLTLLVDKSLVIAERCGDRTRYRLLETMRHYAMEKLEESGEAAEVRSRHRDHYAAMAARLDRQAANGSQRPIERAEIEIDNLRTAFAWSRENGEIERALELTSALQPLWLTRGRLQEGLAWFDAALGDQDDQPDGISPLARGRALADKATLDATRSFHHSLDQAEQAVAIAREINDPALLARALTACGAVASYNADTALPYLTEAIGIARTLGDQWRLTQILNWQAYGAYFAGDPVAAGAAAQEGSELAAAIGDQFHSRACRWNLGLAQMMKGDLADAAAQFRAVIVEADAAHDLVFSWVSRLTLAQVLAFRGEVDAARAAATEAVTLSGDLWRYNEGFSYGALAVTAIAAGDVEGATAASETARHRLGAQRELAMVNINPVAEVAMARGDLVEAGRFADEQVSVMSGWHQARALTMRARVAIASDEPVPAERDAHKALACASKVHAHLAVPDIFECLAVLAAKDGRSRDAARLFGAASGIRRGLGTARFKIYDAEHEAAVAGLRGAMGSRKFDEAWDQGARLSITEAVAYARRGRGTRKRPTTGWASLTPTERDVVRLVGDGLANNEIAARLFVSRRTVQTHLTHVYAKLGLTSRVQLATEGAGHS, from the coding sequence GTGAACGAGTTTCTGCCGACGACAACAGTGACTTTGCTGTTCGCCGACATCGAAGGTTCCAACCTGCTTTGGGAGACCCAGCCCGAAGCAATGGCCGCGGCCCTGACGCGCCTGGATCGCTTGGTATTCAACATTATTGGTGCTCACGGTGGTATAGGACCGGTAAAGCAGGGGACCGATGAGGGTTTCGTGGCGATGTTTGCGCGTGCCACCGACGCGCTGGCCTGCGCGGTCGAGTTGCAGCGGGCACCACTGGCACCCATCCAGTTGCGCGTCGGAGTGCACACCGGTGAGATGACGCTCACCGACACAACTGACGGGGCCGACCAGGCCGATCCCACGTTGGCCCGGGCGGCGCGGCTGCACGAACTCGCCCACGGCGGACAGGTGGTGGTCTCGGGCACCACCCACGATTTGGTCGTTGACCAGTTGCCGGCCGGCTTCTGGTTGGCCGACCTGGGTACCCACCAGTTGCGCGACCTGCCGCGGCCGGAGCGGATCGCGCAACTGTGCCATCCCGATCTTCGGGTCGAGTTCCCTCCCCTGCACGGAGCATCCAAAACCGTTGCGTCGCATGGTCTTCCGATGCAATTGACGCGATTTGTGGGCCGCGTCGGGCAGATCGACGACGTCCGCAAAGTCCTCGTCGACAACCGGCTGGTGACACTGGCCGGGGCGGGCGGAGTCGGCAAGACGCGGCTGGCTTTGCAGATCGCCGCGCAGCTGGCCAGCGAGTTCGCGGACGGGGCGGCATTCGTCGACCTCGCGCCGGTGACCGATCCGGAGGTGGTGCCCGTCGCCGCGATCCGCGCGCTGGGTGTCCCGGACCAGCCGGGTCGCTCTGCCATGGACACCCTGCTGCGGTTCGTCGCCCACCGACACATGCTGCTGGTCCTGGACAACTGCGAGCACCTGCTCGACGCGTGTAATCAACTGACGGCCACGATTCTGGGCGCCTGTCCGCGGGTGACGGTCCTGGCGACCAGCCGTGAGCCGATCGGCGTGGCCGGGGAGCTGACCTGGCGGGTGCCGTCGCTGTCGCTCACCGACGAGGCGATCGAGCTGTTCCTCGACCGCGCCCGGCTGGCCTGGCCGGACTTCGACATCGGCCCTGACGACGCCGATACGGTCAACGAGATCTGCCGCCGCCTCGACGGTCTACCGCTGGGCATCGAGCTCGCGGCGGCGCGGGTGCGCGTCATGTCGCTGACCGAGATCCTGGACGGACTGCGCAGTCGCCTCCGACTGACTCCCGATGCCACCCCGTCCGCGGCCGGTCGCAACAAGACGCTGGGCACCTCCATCGACTGGTCCCACGCCCTGCTGAGTGACCCCGAACGCGCCCTGTTCCGCCGCCTGGCCGCCTTCCGGGGCGGCTTTGACCTCGACGCGGTGCATGCCATCGCGGTCGGCGCAGATCTGCCGAAGCACCAGGTCATCGATCAGCTGACGCTGCTGGTTGACAAGTCTTTGGTTATCGCCGAACGCTGCGGCGACCGCACGCGTTACCGGCTGCTGGAAACGATGCGCCACTACGCGATGGAGAAGCTCGAGGAGTCCGGCGAGGCCGCGGAGGTTCGCTCTCGTCACCGCGACCACTACGCGGCGATGGCCGCCCGGCTGGACAGGCAGGCCGCGAACGGCAGTCAACGCCCGATCGAGCGGGCGGAGATCGAGATCGACAACCTGCGAACGGCTTTCGCCTGGAGTCGGGAGAACGGCGAGATCGAGCGGGCGCTGGAGCTCACCTCGGCACTGCAGCCGCTCTGGTTGACCCGCGGCCGCCTGCAGGAGGGGCTCGCGTGGTTCGACGCGGCCCTGGGCGACCAGGACGACCAACCCGACGGCATCTCGCCGCTGGCCCGAGGCCGGGCGTTGGCCGACAAGGCGACCCTGGACGCGACGCGCAGCTTTCACCACAGCCTCGACCAGGCGGAGCAAGCGGTGGCGATCGCTCGCGAGATCAACGACCCGGCGTTGCTGGCGCGTGCGCTCACGGCCTGCGGAGCCGTCGCCTCCTACAACGCCGACACCGCGCTGCCTTATCTCACTGAGGCGATCGGCATCGCCCGCACGCTCGGCGACCAGTGGCGGCTGACGCAGATCCTGAACTGGCAGGCGTACGGGGCCTACTTCGCCGGAGATCCGGTGGCCGCCGGCGCGGCGGCGCAAGAGGGCAGCGAACTCGCCGCCGCGATCGGTGACCAGTTCCATTCCCGGGCATGCCGCTGGAACCTTGGCTTGGCGCAGATGATGAAGGGTGACCTCGCTGACGCGGCCGCCCAGTTTCGCGCGGTGATCGTCGAGGCGGACGCGGCGCACGACTTGGTGTTCAGCTGGGTCAGCCGGCTCACCCTTGCCCAGGTGCTCGCCTTCCGCGGCGAGGTGGATGCGGCTCGGGCCGCCGCCACCGAGGCGGTCACGCTGTCTGGTGATCTGTGGCGGTACAACGAAGGCTTCAGCTATGGGGCGTTGGCGGTGACGGCCATTGCCGCCGGCGATGTCGAAGGTGCGACCGCGGCGAGCGAGACCGCCCGACACCGACTGGGCGCGCAGCGCGAACTCGCGATGGTGAACATCAACCCGGTGGCCGAGGTCGCCATGGCGCGCGGCGATCTGGTCGAGGCCGGGCGATTCGCCGACGAGCAGGTCTCGGTGATGTCGGGCTGGCATCAGGCGCGGGCATTGACGATGCGCGCCCGGGTTGCCATCGCCAGCGACGAGCCGGTGCCGGCCGAGCGCGACGCGCACAAGGCGCTGGCCTGCGCCTCGAAGGTGCATGCGCACCTGGCCGTCCCCGACATCTTCGAGTGCCTGGCGGTGCTGGCCGCCAAGGATGGCCGAAGTCGCGACGCCGCACGGCTTTTCGGGGCGGCGAGCGGGATCCGGCGGGGGCTCGGAACGGCCCGGTTCAAGATCTACGACGCTGAGCACGAGGCGGCCGTGGCCGGGCTTCGCGGGGCCATGGGGTCCCGCAAATTCGACGAGGCGTGGGACCAGGGGGCGCGCCTGTCGATTACCGAAGCCGTCGCGTACGCGCGACGCGGTCGTGGGACGCGGAAACGCCCGACCACCGGTTGGGCGTCGCTGACCCCCACCGAACGCGACGTCGTACGGCTGGTCGGAGATGGGTTGGCCAACAACGAGATTGCCGCACGGCTGTTCGTCTCCCGACGAACCGTGCAGACGCACCTGACGCACGTCTACGCGAAACTCGGCCTCACTTCCCGGGTGCAACTCGCCACCGAAGGGGCTGGTCACAGCTGA
- a CDS encoding PPE family protein, which yields MNFLVMPPEINSARMYLGAGPGPMLAAAAAWDALAGELGSAADAFESVTSNVAGAVWQGPAAAAMARAAVPYVGWLTAAATHAEGAAGQVRAAASAFEAAVSAIVHPGVVAGNRSQFVSLVMSNLFGQNAPAIAAAEADYERMWAQDVAAMVGYHGAASAAAARLTPFGLPQMLQSLTGQVGQAQTAVANALGNFNLGTGNAGNGNVGGGNRGNGNLGSGNHGNQNVGSGNIGDTNLGNGNNGISNVGNGNRGDLNLGSGNAGSNNTGTGNSGLGNVGVGNHGNGNLGNANLGNSNLGNGNRGDSNMGAGNRGTGNTGFGNTGNNNFGFGNTGNNNIGFGLTGDNQMGFGALNSGVGNIGFGNSGTGNIGFFNSGTGNIGFFNSGNHSFGFDNSGSLNTGFANSGAGNTGFGNAGISNFGFGNAGANNMGFANGGSQNVGFGNSGFQNTGSLNAGSVNTGDLNAGDINTGWANSGSSNTGGFDSGNLNTGFGSVITPAGVLNSGFGNTGMGSSGFFNAGGITSGFQNSGLVEESGFGNSGNGNNAGFNNSGSFLAGIANIGFDNIGIGNSNVFNSGVGNSGNSDSGFFNRSDAQSGLFR from the coding sequence ATGAATTTCTTGGTGATGCCGCCGGAGATCAACTCGGCCCGGATGTACCTGGGGGCAGGGCCGGGGCCGATGCTGGCGGCCGCGGCGGCGTGGGATGCATTGGCAGGCGAACTGGGATCCGCGGCGGACGCGTTCGAGTCGGTGACGTCGAACGTGGCGGGTGCGGTGTGGCAGGGTCCGGCGGCGGCGGCGATGGCCCGCGCCGCCGTCCCATATGTGGGATGGCTGACCGCGGCGGCGACTCACGCAGAAGGAGCGGCCGGGCAGGTGCGGGCGGCAGCGTCAGCGTTTGAAGCGGCGGTCTCGGCAATCGTGCACCCAGGGGTGGTAGCGGGTAATCGCAGCCAGTTCGTGTCGTTGGTGATGTCGAACCTGTTTGGGCAGAACGCGCCGGCGATCGCGGCCGCCGAAGCGGACTACGAGCGGATGTGGGCCCAGGACGTGGCGGCGATGGTGGGCTACCACGGCGCTGCATCAGCGGCGGCTGCGCGATTGACACCCTTTGGTCTGCCCCAGATGCTGCAGAGCCTGACAGGGCAGGTCGGTCAAGCGCAGACGGCCGTCGCAAACGCCCTCGGCAATTTCAACCTCGGAACCGGCAATGCCGGTAACGGCAATGTCGGCGGCGGGAACCGCGGCAACGGCAATCTGGGCAGCGGCAACCACGGCAACCAAAACGTCGGCAGCGGCAATATCGGCGACACCAACCTCGGTAACGGGAACAACGGCATCAGCAACGTCGGCAACGGCAACCGCGGTGACCTCAACCTGGGCAGCGGAAACGCGGGCAGCAACAACACCGGGACAGGAAACTCCGGCCTTGGGAACGTCGGCGTCGGAAACCACGGCAACGGCAACCTCGGCAACGCAAACTTAGGAAACTCCAACTTGGGCAACGGAAATCGCGGTGACTCCAACATGGGTGCCGGCAACCGCGGTACCGGCAATACAGGCTTCGGCAATACCGGCAACAACAACTTCGGCTTCGGCAACACGGGCAACAACAACATCGGCTTCGGCCTGACTGGCGACAATCAGATGGGTTTCGGTGCGCTCAATTCGGGTGTGGGCAACATCGGCTTCGGGAACTCCGGCACCGGCAACATCGGCTTCTTCAACTCGGGTACCGGCAATATCGGCTTTTTCAACTCGGGCAACCACAGCTTCGGGTTCGACAACTCCGGAAGCCTCAACACGGGGTTCGCCAACTCGGGTGCGGGAAACACCGGCTTCGGCAACGCCGGCATCAGCAATTTCGGTTTCGGTAATGCGGGTGCCAACAACATGGGCTTCGCGAACGGCGGATCCCAGAACGTGGGCTTCGGAAACTCTGGCTTCCAGAACACCGGCAGCTTGAACGCGGGTTCGGTCAACACGGGCGACCTCAACGCGGGCGACATCAACACGGGTTGGGCCAATTCCGGTTCAAGCAACACCGGAGGTTTTGACTCGGGCAATCTGAACACCGGTTTCGGCAGCGTGATCACCCCTGCCGGGGTGCTGAACTCGGGCTTCGGCAACACCGGGATGGGTAGCTCCGGCTTCTTCAACGCGGGCGGGATCACCTCCGGATTTCAAAATTCCGGGCTCGTCGAGGAGTCGGGCTTCGGGAATTCTGGCAACGGCAACAACGCCGGGTTCAACAACTCGGGCAGCTTCCTGGCCGGCATCGCCAACATCGGCTTCGACAACATTGGGATCGGCAATTCGAACGTCTTCAACTCGGGCGTCGGAAATTCGGGCAACAGCGACTCGGGGTTCTTCAACCGGTCAGATGCGCAGTCGGGATTGTTTCGTTGA
- a CDS encoding helix-turn-helix transcriptional regulator: MCVGEFLPTGTVTLLVADVAGTNELWEAQPSAMTPAVAHLDRTVTGIIAASAGVGPLWQGADLRADGFVAMFPCATDALECAIALQRAPLAPIQLRVALHTGEVPLGQASNFAGPTLNRAARLLNLAHGGQVLVSSTTHELVIDQLQTDVWLADLGTYQLPDLQRPERVAQLCHADLRVDFPPLRSFNAIVLQGFPLQLTRFVGRAAQINDVQKFLGDNRLVTLVGVGGVGKTRLAAQIAAQVVAEFVGGVWFVDLAPVSDPEVVPLAVLRALGLPDQPGRSPMDTIVRFAGHREVLLVLDNCEHLTAACETMIGELLGACPRLTILATSRGPIGLPGELIWRVPSLSLADEAIELFLDRARLARPDFGITAAETALVRDICGRLDGLPLGIELAAAAVRLMSLAEIDDGLRNRFRLLTDDAPTAVRRTRTLGASVDWSHALLSEPERIVFRRLAVFSGGFDLDAARSICGDDPQRHQVLDRLGQLVDKSLVVAESAADRTRFRMLETVRHYALAKLRQSGEADHVRARHRDHYLHLAALLDSPADTDQQRRIEQVELEIDNLRAAFLYSREKNEIQRALELTSALQPLWLTRGRIQEGLTWFNAVLTDERAQLPAVSAVVRGRALADKATLDASRSIHDNLDQAHQAVAIARELDDPALLARALTACGAITSYCADAARPYLAEALGIARELGDHWRLTQILTWQAYGAFYAGDPIAAYTASQGGLDLAKVIGDQFNARSCRWTLGLAQLMKGDLPAATAQFRAVTADADAAHDVLFRWGSRLALSDALAFHGDTDGARAAALASLAAAADLWSYNEGFSYAVLATAAIAAGDVAAAAEASEAAQQRLMVQDELAGANTNPMAEIALARGDLATAGRWADQEVAASAGWHLARALTTRARIAIAGAEPDHAERDAHRALACAAEHEAHLAVPDILECLGRLTLDGLNYRDAARLFGAAQRIRQDMGAVRFKVYDAEHEQAVAAVRDAMGPKAFEDAWNEGIGLSVEEAIAYVRRGRGERRRPTSGWASLTPTERDVVRLVVDGLANNEIAARLFISRRTVQTHLTHVYTKLGFNSRVQLVHEGARHF; the protein is encoded by the coding sequence ATGTGCGTAGGCGAGTTTTTGCCGACGGGAACGGTGACCCTGCTAGTCGCCGACGTCGCGGGCACGAACGAGCTATGGGAAGCCCAGCCCAGCGCCATGACACCCGCCGTCGCGCACCTAGATCGCACGGTGACTGGCATCATCGCGGCCAGCGCCGGTGTCGGGCCGCTGTGGCAAGGCGCCGACCTCCGCGCAGATGGCTTTGTAGCCATGTTCCCCTGCGCGACCGACGCGCTGGAGTGCGCCATAGCGCTCCAGCGCGCGCCACTCGCGCCCATCCAGTTACGCGTCGCACTGCACACCGGCGAGGTGCCGCTGGGCCAGGCAAGCAACTTTGCCGGGCCCACCCTCAATCGGGCCGCGCGGCTGCTTAATCTGGCGCACGGCGGCCAGGTGCTGGTGTCGAGCACCACGCACGAGCTGGTCATTGATCAACTCCAAACCGACGTCTGGCTGGCCGATCTGGGTACCTATCAGCTGCCCGATTTGCAGCGCCCCGAGCGCGTTGCGCAACTCTGCCACGCCGACCTCCGGGTCGACTTCCCTCCCCTACGATCCTTCAATGCCATTGTGTTGCAAGGCTTTCCGCTGCAGCTAACGCGTTTCGTCGGACGCGCCGCGCAGATCAACGATGTACAGAAGTTCCTGGGCGACAACCGGTTGGTGACCCTGGTCGGAGTCGGCGGCGTCGGTAAGACGCGGTTGGCCGCGCAGATCGCCGCGCAGGTGGTGGCGGAGTTCGTCGGTGGGGTCTGGTTCGTCGATCTCGCGCCGGTGAGCGACCCAGAGGTGGTGCCGCTTGCCGTACTTCGCGCCCTGGGATTACCGGATCAGCCTGGGCGCTCGCCGATGGACACGATTGTTCGGTTCGCGGGCCATCGGGAAGTTCTCCTGGTACTGGACAATTGCGAGCACCTGACGGCTGCGTGCGAGACGATGATCGGCGAACTGCTGGGTGCTTGTCCGCGGCTGACGATCCTGGCCACGAGTCGTGGGCCAATCGGGTTGCCCGGCGAGCTGATCTGGCGGGTGCCGTCGTTGTCGCTTGCCGACGAAGCGATCGAGCTCTTCCTCGACCGGGCGCGGCTGGCCCGACCGGACTTCGGCATCACGGCGGCCGAAACCGCCCTCGTCCGCGACATCTGCGGTCGACTCGACGGCCTGCCGCTAGGGATCGAGCTTGCCGCGGCGGCGGTACGGCTGATGTCTTTGGCCGAGATCGACGACGGTCTGCGCAACCGCTTCCGGCTGCTGACCGACGATGCGCCGACGGCAGTACGCCGCACCCGCACGCTAGGAGCATCGGTCGACTGGTCCCACGCGCTGCTGAGTGAACCCGAACGCATTGTGTTTCGCAGGCTCGCCGTGTTCAGCGGCGGCTTTGACCTCGACGCGGCGCGCAGCATCTGCGGCGACGACCCCCAGCGACACCAGGTCCTCGACCGCCTCGGCCAGCTGGTGGATAAGTCGCTGGTGGTTGCCGAGTCCGCGGCGGACCGCACGCGCTTCCGAATGCTGGAGACGGTGCGCCATTACGCCTTGGCAAAGCTTCGTCAGTCGGGAGAAGCCGATCACGTCCGTGCCCGCCACCGCGACCACTACCTACACCTGGCGGCGTTGCTCGACAGTCCCGCCGACACCGACCAGCAACGCCGTATTGAGCAGGTGGAGCTCGAGATCGACAACCTCCGAGCGGCGTTTCTGTACAGCCGCGAAAAGAACGAAATTCAGCGGGCACTGGAACTCACGTCGGCGTTGCAGCCGCTCTGGCTGACGCGGGGCCGCATCCAGGAAGGATTGACCTGGTTCAACGCGGTCTTGACGGATGAGCGTGCCCAGCTTCCCGCGGTTTCAGCGGTGGTGCGTGGCCGGGCGCTCGCCGACAAGGCGACGCTCGACGCGTCGCGCAGCATCCATGACAACCTGGACCAGGCGCACCAAGCCGTCGCGATTGCGCGCGAGCTCGACGACCCGGCTCTGCTGGCCCGGGCGCTGACCGCTTGCGGCGCAATCACTTCCTACTGCGCAGACGCCGCGCGCCCGTACCTCGCCGAAGCCCTCGGCATCGCGCGCGAACTCGGCGACCACTGGCGACTCACCCAGATCCTGACCTGGCAGGCCTACGGTGCGTTTTACGCCGGCGACCCGATTGCCGCATACACGGCCTCCCAGGGGGGACTCGATCTCGCCAAGGTCATTGGCGACCAGTTCAATGCCCGCTCGTGCCGCTGGACTCTCGGGCTGGCGCAGTTGATGAAAGGTGATCTTCCGGCCGCGACAGCCCAGTTTCGCGCGGTGACCGCCGACGCCGACGCCGCACATGATGTGCTGTTTCGCTGGGGCAGCCGGCTGGCACTGAGCGATGCGCTCGCTTTTCACGGTGACACCGACGGGGCCCGGGCCGCGGCCCTGGCGTCGTTGGCGGCCGCGGCCGACCTGTGGTCGTACAACGAGGGCTTCAGCTACGCGGTGTTGGCCACCGCGGCCATTGCCGCCGGTGACGTAGCAGCGGCGGCCGAAGCGAGCGAAGCCGCCCAACAGCGGCTCATGGTGCAGGACGAACTGGCCGGAGCCAATACCAACCCGATGGCCGAAATCGCCTTGGCTCGTGGTGATCTCGCTACCGCAGGACGTTGGGCCGACCAAGAAGTTGCGGCATCCGCCGGTTGGCACCTGGCTCGGGCCCTGACTACGCGCGCCCGCATCGCGATCGCCGGAGCCGAGCCCGACCATGCGGAACGGGACGCGCATAGGGCGCTCGCGTGTGCGGCGGAACACGAGGCGCACCTGGCCGTCCCCGACATCCTCGAGTGCCTCGGCCGGTTGACCCTCGACGGCCTGAACTATCGCGACGCGGCCCGGCTGTTCGGTGCGGCACAACGAATTCGGCAAGACATGGGTGCCGTTCGGTTCAAGGTCTATGACGCCGAACACGAACAAGCGGTCGCGGCGGTTCGCGACGCCATGGGTCCAAAGGCCTTCGAGGACGCATGGAACGAGGGCATCGGTTTGTCGGTCGAAGAGGCGATCGCATACGTCCGGCGCGGGCGTGGCGAACGTAGGCGTCCGACCAGCGGGTGGGCATCGCTGACGCCCACCGAGCGTGATGTCGTGCGGTTGGTCGTCGATGGCCTGGCCAACAACGAGATCGCTGCCCGGCTCTTCATTTCCCGGCGGACGGTACAAACCCATCTCACGCACGTGTACACGAAGCTGGGCTTCAACTCGCGCGTGCAGCTCGTTCACGAGGGAGCCCGCCACTTCTGA